Proteins co-encoded in one Pseudarthrobacter chlorophenolicus A6 genomic window:
- a CDS encoding DUF5998 family protein gives MSSQPPASAPETPGNENQAIRHHSSHSHSSQGQSLEGALQKAGFYPRLVADVVDDALDGRDCVAHLVHLETHFDRAEVRRHITVLVLTADMLVITHVDDQQLDEAGEQIVAQISTESVPVAQIRSVVLSYMYAQPQNYKPSDPVRELTLSIAWSGGQRLDMGPASCGDPQCEADHGYTGTIAQEDIVLRISAEADGLQAVQDAKLFARALRAVNTGSTSPVPHVQSLPPRPRAGVFGTRLSRGHQQR, from the coding sequence ATGAGCTCCCAGCCTCCCGCCTCGGCGCCTGAAACGCCCGGCAACGAAAACCAGGCCATCCGCCACCACAGCTCACATAGCCACAGTTCCCAGGGCCAAAGCCTGGAAGGTGCCCTCCAAAAGGCCGGTTTCTATCCCCGCCTCGTTGCAGACGTGGTGGACGACGCCCTGGACGGCCGCGACTGCGTGGCACACCTGGTGCACCTGGAGACCCACTTTGACCGTGCGGAAGTCCGCCGCCACATCACGGTGCTGGTCTTGACCGCTGACATGCTGGTGATCACCCACGTGGACGACCAGCAGCTGGACGAAGCCGGCGAGCAGATCGTTGCCCAGATCTCCACGGAGTCCGTTCCCGTGGCCCAGATCCGCTCGGTGGTGCTCAGCTACATGTACGCCCAGCCGCAGAACTACAAGCCGTCCGATCCTGTGCGGGAACTGACACTGTCCATTGCCTGGTCCGGTGGCCAGCGCCTGGACATGGGCCCTGCCAGCTGTGGCGATCCCCAATGCGAAGCGGACCACGGCTATACCGGCACGATTGCGCAGGAGGACATCGTGCTGCGGATCAGCGCAGAGGCCGACGGGCTGCAGGCAGTCCAGGACGCGAAGCTCTTTGCCCGTGCCCTGCGGGCCGTCAACACCGGGTCCACTTCGCCGGTACCCCACGTGCAGTCACTGCCGCCCCGGCCGCGCGCCGGTGTGTTCGGCACGCGCCTCAGCCGCGGCCACCAGCAGCGCTGA
- a CDS encoding bifunctional acetate--CoA ligase family protein/GNAT family N-acetyltransferase: MVDQPGDGEYPEHWEADVVLRDGGTAHLRPIHPSDAEAIQTFHTGQSQNSIYMRFFAFKARLSAKELKRFTEVDYKDRVAFVITMRGEIIGVGRYDRLDDPTEAEVAFNIADAHQGRGIGSILLEHLAAAAHENGIQRFSAEVLPENRKMLMVFSDAGYDVKRHFDDGVVSLEFNIDPTEKSRAVMESREHRAEARSVRDLLTPSSVAVIGASRKWGTVGYQLLEHIVEGGFSGPVYAINPEALELAGMLSYGRLTEVPEPVQLAVIAVPYEEVLSVVEDCAAAGVKGLVIASAGFADDGERGLQRQRNLVRQARASGMRVIGPASLGIINTHPEVRLNASMAPTLPRRGGLGLFSQSAAIGVSLYAASSRRRLGISTFLSAGNRADVSGNDIMQYWEDDADTSAVGLYLESIGNPRKFSRIARRLARTKPVIVAKSDTMGLRLPPGHAVRTTQAPGGALDSMLRQSGVIRVETIEQLVDVAQVVAGQPLPAGPGLAILSNSQALGKVVADSAADHGLTVEQLVTGVDLDAGRSVALPALRAALLEALRPAHVHGAVAALLPARGLTVDSIAESLADVSAEAGKPVVAAFTGILDDSVYVEGMVGAGDKAVPCFSNPGAAVAALAAVVRYSEWVSRDHGHFVEPPGCDPARARAELEVQLRDVKGEQLKQLDPAAAASLLGHYGISVLPSAAFDTPDEAVEAAEVLGWPVAVKTTDPALRHRLDLGGVRLDIQDAESLRRDVLQMRRALALYGDPALEVQSMAPVGQACTFRAIEDPLLGPVISFGLAGDAVNLLDDWSHRVPPLSAADVHDFIRAPRAARKLFGYQGLPAVDVSALEDLAGRLAWMKDNHPEIALVEFNPVLCGTSGATILAADVRIGNAAQRTDSARRAMRG; this comes from the coding sequence ATGGTGGATCAGCCCGGGGACGGCGAATATCCGGAACATTGGGAAGCCGATGTCGTCCTGCGCGACGGGGGGACAGCCCATTTGCGGCCCATCCACCCGTCCGATGCGGAGGCCATCCAGACCTTCCATACCGGGCAGTCGCAGAACTCAATCTACATGCGCTTCTTCGCCTTCAAAGCACGGCTGTCGGCCAAGGAGCTCAAACGGTTCACCGAAGTGGACTACAAGGACCGGGTGGCGTTCGTCATCACCATGCGCGGGGAAATCATCGGGGTCGGCCGCTACGACCGGCTGGATGATCCCACCGAGGCCGAGGTTGCCTTCAACATTGCCGACGCGCACCAGGGCCGGGGAATCGGCTCCATCCTGCTCGAACACCTCGCCGCCGCCGCCCACGAAAACGGGATCCAGCGCTTCAGCGCCGAGGTGCTGCCCGAGAACCGCAAAATGCTCATGGTCTTCTCGGATGCCGGCTATGACGTCAAACGCCACTTCGACGACGGCGTGGTCAGCCTCGAATTCAACATCGACCCCACCGAAAAATCGCGGGCCGTCATGGAATCCCGCGAGCACCGCGCCGAGGCGAGGAGCGTGCGGGACCTGCTGACGCCGTCGTCCGTGGCCGTCATTGGTGCCAGCCGCAAGTGGGGGACCGTAGGCTATCAACTGCTGGAGCACATCGTGGAAGGCGGCTTTTCCGGGCCTGTCTACGCCATCAATCCCGAAGCGCTGGAACTGGCCGGCATGCTGTCCTACGGCCGGCTGACCGAAGTACCCGAGCCCGTGCAGCTCGCGGTGATCGCCGTGCCGTACGAGGAGGTTCTTTCCGTCGTGGAGGACTGCGCGGCAGCCGGCGTCAAAGGCCTGGTGATCGCCTCCGCAGGTTTCGCGGACGACGGCGAACGAGGCCTTCAGCGGCAACGGAACCTTGTGCGCCAGGCACGCGCGAGCGGGATGAGGGTCATCGGCCCGGCCTCCCTGGGCATCATCAACACGCACCCCGAAGTCCGGCTCAACGCCTCCATGGCGCCCACCCTGCCGCGCCGCGGCGGATTGGGACTGTTCAGCCAGTCGGCCGCCATCGGCGTCTCCCTGTACGCGGCATCCAGCCGCCGGCGGCTCGGCATCTCCACGTTCCTCTCGGCCGGGAACCGTGCCGACGTCTCCGGCAACGACATCATGCAGTACTGGGAAGACGACGCCGATACCTCCGCGGTGGGCCTCTACCTGGAATCGATCGGCAACCCGCGCAAGTTTTCCCGCATCGCCCGGCGCCTCGCCCGCACCAAACCCGTCATCGTGGCCAAGTCCGACACCATGGGCCTGCGCCTGCCGCCGGGCCACGCCGTCCGCACCACCCAGGCGCCGGGCGGGGCGCTGGACTCCATGCTGCGCCAGTCCGGCGTCATCCGCGTCGAAACCATCGAGCAACTGGTGGACGTGGCGCAGGTTGTTGCAGGCCAGCCGCTGCCCGCCGGGCCCGGCCTGGCCATCCTCAGCAACTCGCAGGCGCTGGGCAAGGTCGTTGCGGACAGTGCTGCGGACCATGGCCTCACCGTGGAGCAGCTGGTAACGGGGGTGGACCTCGACGCCGGCCGCTCGGTCGCCTTGCCCGCCCTCCGAGCAGCGCTGCTCGAGGCGCTTCGCCCCGCGCACGTCCACGGCGCGGTCGCAGCACTCCTGCCGGCCCGCGGACTCACGGTGGACAGCATTGCTGAGTCCCTGGCCGACGTCTCAGCCGAGGCCGGAAAGCCCGTGGTGGCGGCGTTCACCGGCATCCTGGATGACTCCGTCTACGTTGAAGGCATGGTGGGGGCCGGGGACAAAGCCGTTCCCTGCTTCTCCAACCCCGGCGCGGCCGTGGCAGCGCTCGCCGCCGTGGTGAGGTACTCGGAATGGGTGTCGCGGGACCACGGCCACTTCGTGGAACCGCCGGGCTGCGATCCGGCCCGGGCCCGCGCCGAGCTCGAAGTGCAGCTCCGCGACGTCAAGGGGGAGCAGCTCAAGCAGCTGGATCCCGCAGCGGCCGCGTCGCTGCTGGGGCACTACGGCATTTCCGTACTGCCGTCCGCGGCCTTTGACACCCCTGACGAAGCGGTGGAAGCCGCCGAGGTCCTCGGCTGGCCGGTGGCAGTGAAAACGACGGACCCCGCGCTGCGGCACCGGCTCGACCTGGGCGGCGTCCGCCTGGACATCCAGGATGCCGAGTCGCTGCGCCGGGATGTGCTCCAGATGCGCCGCGCCCTGGCCCTCTATGGCGATCCTGCCCTGGAGGTGCAGTCCATGGCACCGGTAGGCCAGGCGTGCACGTTCCGGGCCATTGAAGACCCGCTGCTGGGGCCGGTCATCTCCTTCGGCCTGGCCGGCGATGCCGTGAACCTCCTGGATGACTGGTCGCACCGTGTACCGCCACTGTCCGCCGCGGACGTCCACGACTTCATCCGGGCGCCCCGGGCGGCGCGGAAGCTGTTCGGCTACCAGGGCCTTCCCGCCGTCGACGTTTCCGCACTGGAGGACCTGGCCGGCCGGCTGGCCTGGATGAAGGACAACCACCCCGAAATCGCCCTGGTGGAGTTCAACCCGGTGCTCTGCGGGACCAGCGGGGCCACCATCCTGGCTGCCGATGTCCGGATCGGGAACGCCGCCCAGCGCACGGACAGCGCACGGCGGGCAATGCGGGGCTGA
- the cydD gene encoding thiol reductant ABC exporter subunit CydD, which produces MRPMLPPGPATRSAVYWLGLLAALKALSLVLMGQAVAAALAGLAAGDPVRPDQLTLGMAGVVLRSITVWGQAVAARRAALGIKEELRAGLLERTLRNGVRETGPADGGLAVLATRGLDALDSYYTQFLPALVNCAAVPLLLGARILFADWVSAVVIVLTVPLVPLFMVLIGRYTEDNVREAQASLARLSAHMLELAKGLPVLVGLGRATAQRKALEEISEEYRSRTMGTLRTAFLSALALELIATISVAVVAVFIGVRLVHGDMPLEAGLLALILAPDCYLPLRELGTAHHASDDGRVALAGVTAVTGAPEPKQLPAAPAGRPGAPLTVTGLTVTYRGRSRAAVGPLTFEAPQSRITALDGPSGAGKSTVLGVLAGTIGDGAGASVTGTVTGLDRNAVAWVPQHPVLVADSVLDEVLLYLGAHARNARDSALAEETARACLTRAGAGHLAAKHPAELSPGELRRVALARGLARIDAGATVLLLDEPTAHLDSDSAQAVEDAIHGLRGKVTVILVAHEERTRSLADVLVPVGAAAGPGATLQQDTLPSAAASTGAARDAVAASKASEASEAATRRGAAGIRGGTNGRPGRGVMGLLASLMAPVRGRFAAAAIVGTLAAVFAVALSGLSGWLIIRASEQPPILYLLTAIVGVRFFGIGRAVLRYWERLLLHDAVFAALTRLRGRLWAALSRRALALRRLLQGGNVLGTVIDDVDTVRDLLPRVVLPPVTAVAVAVLAVGTTWLVVPPALPAVIAAAAASLVLAPALALWGDRRSATAEQVLRSGVLRRVSAALDARAELSANGVAPRVLDELRGEDRKATGASQRSAWAEGLGHAVTAAACGAAALASAWLAAPAVLDGRIEPATAAVVVLLLLALVEPYSAMTTAVRQFPALQAVLQRVASSGALDASGDAQDTDGGAADGLQPVPARDGGIPGLELANLAAAWPGGAPVFTGLDAVAGPGHWLAVTGPSGSGKSTLLSVLLGFLPSAAGSVRVSGGVAWCPQEAHLFDSTIRGNLLLGRPATEPGSERDNEGEDATEQEMAAVIAAVGLTGLMERLPAGLDTRIGPGGAFLSGGERQRLAVARTLMTGAEVILLDEPTAHLDAESAKAMLHDLRAGLRGRTVVLVTHHAADIQPGDVRLALAPAAERRQPGRAAAGLHA; this is translated from the coding sequence GTGCGGCCCATGCTCCCGCCGGGACCTGCAACCCGCTCCGCCGTCTACTGGCTCGGCCTGCTCGCAGCGTTGAAAGCACTCTCGCTCGTCCTGATGGGACAGGCGGTGGCGGCCGCCCTTGCGGGGCTGGCGGCCGGGGACCCTGTCCGTCCGGACCAGCTCACACTGGGCATGGCCGGCGTGGTCCTGCGGTCCATCACCGTGTGGGGGCAGGCCGTGGCCGCCCGGCGCGCCGCGCTGGGCATCAAGGAGGAACTGCGGGCCGGCCTGCTGGAGCGGACCTTGCGCAACGGGGTGCGCGAAACCGGCCCGGCGGACGGTGGCCTCGCCGTGCTGGCCACCCGGGGCCTGGACGCATTGGACAGCTACTACACCCAGTTCCTGCCGGCGCTGGTGAACTGCGCCGCCGTGCCGCTGCTGCTCGGCGCGCGGATCCTCTTCGCGGACTGGGTCAGCGCAGTGGTGATCGTCCTGACCGTGCCCCTGGTTCCGCTGTTCATGGTGCTGATTGGCCGCTATACCGAGGACAACGTGCGCGAGGCGCAGGCGTCGCTGGCCAGGCTTTCGGCGCACATGCTGGAACTCGCCAAGGGCCTGCCTGTCCTCGTGGGCCTGGGCCGGGCCACGGCCCAGCGGAAAGCGCTCGAGGAGATCTCGGAGGAATACCGCTCGCGCACCATGGGGACCCTGCGCACCGCTTTCCTCTCCGCCCTGGCGCTGGAACTCATCGCCACCATCTCCGTGGCAGTGGTGGCCGTGTTCATTGGCGTGCGGCTGGTGCACGGCGACATGCCGCTCGAAGCCGGACTGCTGGCCCTGATCCTCGCACCGGACTGCTACCTGCCGCTCCGTGAGCTGGGCACGGCACACCACGCCAGCGACGACGGCCGGGTGGCGCTGGCCGGCGTCACAGCGGTCACCGGCGCCCCGGAGCCGAAGCAGCTTCCTGCTGCGCCGGCGGGCAGGCCCGGTGCGCCGCTCACCGTCACCGGCCTCACCGTGACCTACCGCGGAAGGTCCCGTGCCGCCGTCGGACCCCTGACCTTTGAAGCGCCGCAGAGCCGGATCACCGCCCTGGACGGCCCCAGCGGTGCCGGCAAGAGCACGGTCCTCGGCGTCCTGGCCGGCACCATCGGGGACGGCGCAGGGGCATCCGTGACCGGCACGGTGACCGGGTTGGACCGGAACGCCGTGGCCTGGGTGCCACAGCATCCGGTGCTGGTGGCCGACAGTGTGCTGGACGAGGTGCTGCTCTACCTGGGCGCCCACGCCCGCAACGCCCGTGACAGTGCGCTGGCCGAGGAAACCGCCCGCGCATGCCTCACCCGGGCAGGGGCCGGCCACCTGGCCGCGAAACACCCCGCCGAACTGAGCCCGGGGGAGCTGCGGCGCGTCGCACTGGCCCGCGGGTTGGCGAGGATCGACGCCGGAGCAACTGTGCTCCTGCTCGATGAGCCCACCGCGCACCTGGACAGCGATTCGGCGCAGGCCGTCGAAGACGCCATCCACGGGCTGCGCGGCAAGGTCACCGTCATCCTGGTGGCCCACGAAGAACGGACCCGGAGCCTCGCCGACGTGCTGGTGCCGGTCGGCGCAGCGGCGGGACCGGGGGCAACACTTCAGCAGGACACGTTGCCCTCCGCGGCGGCGTCGACGGGTGCAGCCAGGGATGCCGTTGCAGCCTCAAAGGCGTCTGAGGCGTCTGAGGCGGCAACGCGGCGGGGTGCAGCCGGTATCAGGGGCGGAACCAATGGCCGTCCGGGCCGGGGCGTCATGGGACTCCTGGCTTCGCTGATGGCGCCGGTGCGGGGACGATTCGCCGCCGCCGCCATCGTCGGCACCCTCGCGGCCGTCTTCGCTGTTGCGTTGTCCGGGTTGTCCGGCTGGCTGATCATCCGCGCCAGCGAGCAGCCACCCATCCTCTACCTGCTGACAGCCATTGTTGGCGTTCGCTTTTTCGGCATCGGCAGGGCCGTACTCCGCTACTGGGAACGGCTGCTGCTGCACGATGCCGTGTTTGCCGCGCTGACCAGGCTCCGGGGAAGGCTGTGGGCCGCACTGAGCCGCCGGGCTTTGGCCCTGCGCCGCCTGCTCCAGGGCGGCAACGTGCTGGGCACCGTGATCGACGACGTCGACACCGTCCGCGACCTCCTGCCCCGGGTGGTGCTGCCGCCCGTCACGGCCGTGGCAGTCGCCGTACTGGCGGTGGGAACCACCTGGCTGGTGGTCCCGCCGGCACTGCCCGCCGTCATCGCCGCCGCCGCAGCAAGCCTGGTGCTGGCGCCCGCGCTTGCGCTCTGGGGCGACCGAAGGTCGGCAACGGCGGAGCAGGTGCTGCGTTCCGGCGTGCTTCGCCGCGTCTCGGCCGCCCTGGATGCCCGGGCGGAGCTGTCCGCCAACGGTGTGGCGCCCCGGGTGCTGGACGAACTCCGCGGCGAAGACCGCAAAGCCACCGGCGCCTCCCAGCGTTCGGCCTGGGCCGAGGGCCTGGGCCACGCGGTCACCGCTGCCGCCTGCGGCGCCGCAGCGCTCGCCAGTGCATGGCTGGCCGCCCCCGCCGTCCTTGACGGCCGGATCGAGCCGGCAACGGCCGCCGTAGTGGTCCTGCTGCTGCTGGCCCTGGTGGAACCCTATTCGGCGATGACGACGGCGGTGCGGCAGTTCCCTGCCTTGCAGGCGGTGCTGCAGCGCGTGGCTTCGTCCGGGGCGCTGGACGCGTCCGGGGACGCCCAGGATACCGACGGGGGAGCGGCAGACGGACTGCAGCCGGTACCGGCGCGTGATGGCGGCATTCCCGGGCTGGAGCTCGCGAACCTTGCCGCGGCCTGGCCCGGCGGGGCTCCGGTCTTCACCGGTTTGGACGCCGTTGCGGGGCCCGGTCATTGGCTGGCCGTCACTGGCCCGTCCGGCTCGGGGAAGTCGACGCTCCTCTCGGTCCTGCTGGGATTCCTGCCGTCAGCAGCAGGGAGTGTGCGGGTGTCCGGCGGGGTGGCATGGTGCCCGCAGGAGGCCCACCTCTTCGACTCGACCATCCGCGGCAACCTCCTGCTGGGGCGGCCTGCAACGGAGCCCGGCAGCGAACGGGACAACGAGGGGGAAGACGCGACCGAACAGGAGATGGCAGCGGTGATTGCCGCCGTCGGCCTCACCGGGCTCATGGAACGACTGCCTGCGGGACTGGACACGCGGATCGGTCCCGGCGGCGCTTTCCTCAGTGGCGGTGAGCGCCAGCGCCTTGCAGTGGCCCGCACCCTGATGACCGGTGCCGAGGTGATCCTGCTGGATGAGCCCACCGCGCACCTGGATGCCGAATCAGCCAAGGCCATGCTGCACGACCTGAGGGCCGGCCTCCGGGGCCGGACCGTGGTGCTGGTAACCCACCACGCCGCCGATATCCAGCCCGGGGACGTTCGGCTGGCGCTCGCGCCGGCCGCGGAACGCCGGCAGCCTGGCCGGGCAGCGGCTGGGTTGCACGCCTGA
- a CDS encoding GNAT family N-acetyltransferase, whose product MKHPDAARFLAAYDSQLRLAPEVAGARSVLPLGPLLLATFDGGRGFVTYADLGGAPASTVAEWVDRAVAHFRADPAVQAVEWKTRGHDAAPGLHEALLGRGFVPDDPESIMIGAAAALVADVPLPPGVWLRRVTEPADVRAVSAMQDVAFGGSVSEALAEDLLRRLSAGDGTELWAAGHEDRIVSAGRLEPVAGTDFAGIWGGATLAPWRGQGIYRALTAERARSALRLGKTLIHSDSTEFSRPILERYGLVKVSTTTPYTWSREP is encoded by the coding sequence ATGAAGCACCCGGACGCTGCACGGTTCCTCGCGGCCTACGACTCGCAGCTGCGCCTCGCCCCTGAGGTGGCCGGCGCCAGGTCAGTGCTCCCGCTGGGCCCGTTGCTGCTCGCCACGTTCGACGGCGGACGCGGGTTCGTGACCTACGCTGACCTCGGCGGGGCGCCTGCGTCCACTGTCGCGGAATGGGTGGACCGGGCTGTGGCGCACTTCCGCGCGGATCCTGCGGTCCAGGCCGTCGAGTGGAAGACCCGCGGGCACGACGCCGCGCCGGGCCTGCACGAGGCCCTGCTGGGCCGCGGTTTTGTGCCCGATGACCCCGAATCGATCATGATTGGTGCCGCCGCCGCCCTGGTTGCGGACGTTCCCCTGCCGCCCGGGGTCTGGCTTCGGCGGGTCACCGAACCAGCGGATGTCCGGGCCGTGAGCGCTATGCAGGACGTCGCTTTCGGAGGCAGTGTCTCGGAAGCGCTGGCCGAAGACCTGCTGCGGCGGCTGTCCGCCGGGGACGGCACCGAGCTGTGGGCAGCAGGCCACGAGGACCGCATTGTCAGTGCCGGGCGCCTGGAACCGGTGGCAGGCACGGACTTCGCAGGCATCTGGGGCGGGGCCACCCTGGCGCCGTGGCGCGGGCAGGGCATTTACCGGGCCCTCACGGCCGAGCGTGCCCGGTCCGCGCTGCGGCTCGGCAAGACCCTGATCCACAGCGACTCCACCGAATTCTCGCGCCCCATCCTTGAGCGGTATGGACTCGTCAAGGTCTCCACCACCACGCCGTACACCTGGAGCAGGGAGCCCTGA
- a CDS encoding DNA gyrase/topoisomerase IV subunit A → MARRQSPAPVADTTPFTENIVDIDVTSEMEGSFLEYAYSVIYSRALPDARDGLKPVQRRILYMMSDMGLRPDRGHVKSARVVGEVMGKLHPHGDAAIYDAMVRMAQDFSLRLPLIDGHGNFGSLDDGPAAPRYTEARLAPAALTLTNHLDEDVVDFVPNYDNQLTQPDVLPAAFPNLLVNGATGIAVGMATNMAPHNLVEVISAARHLIANPDATLEDLMRFVPGPDLPSGGRIVGLDGIRDAYATGRGSFKTRAKVEVEQLSARRTGLVVTELPYMVGPEKVIEKIKDAVNAKKLTGISDIVDLTDRKHGLRLVIELKNGFNPTAVLQQLYRYTPMEDSFGINNVTLVDGQPQTLGLVALLSVYVNHRIDVVRRRTIFRLGKKKDRLHLVEGLLIAIVDIDEVIQIIRSSDEAAAARERLMSIYDLTEIQANYILELRLRQLTKYSRIELEKEQDQLRREIAELEAILNSEELLRSLVSDELEAISEEHGTPRRTILLESEAVSPTVAAELAGSKKGKPAPLALEIADDPCWAILTASGQIGRTSNQEPLAEAGPRNKHDVFTSVVKTSARGEIAAITSQGRMLRLQVMDMPVLPPVAGLPNMAGGVPAKDFLTLLKGETLVAFAPLDEVLAIGTSQGVVKRVQPEYPLNREDWEVIALKDKDFVVGVAPAAADDTELVFLTAQAQLLKFAASAVRPQGRTAGGMAGIKLAAGDRVAFFGAVRDQDEAAVVVTIAGTNGALPGTAPGTAKVTAFSEYPVKGRATAGVRAHRFLKGEDTLLLAWAGHGPAKASSAAGVARSLPQEHGRRDGSGIPLSQAVDVVGAAMAWPEAPAGA, encoded by the coding sequence ATGGCCCGCCGCCAAAGCCCAGCACCCGTCGCGGACACCACTCCCTTCACGGAGAACATCGTCGACATCGACGTCACTTCCGAGATGGAGGGTTCGTTCCTGGAGTACGCGTACTCCGTGATCTACTCGCGGGCACTGCCCGACGCCCGCGACGGGTTGAAGCCGGTGCAGCGCCGCATCCTGTACATGATGAGCGACATGGGCCTGCGGCCGGACCGCGGGCACGTCAAGAGCGCCCGGGTGGTGGGCGAGGTCATGGGTAAGCTGCACCCGCACGGTGACGCCGCCATCTACGACGCCATGGTGCGCATGGCCCAGGACTTCTCGCTGCGCCTGCCGCTGATCGACGGGCACGGCAACTTCGGATCGCTCGACGACGGCCCGGCAGCTCCGCGGTACACGGAGGCCAGGCTGGCCCCCGCCGCCCTTACCCTCACCAACCACCTCGATGAAGACGTGGTGGACTTCGTCCCCAACTACGACAACCAGCTCACGCAGCCGGACGTCCTCCCGGCAGCCTTCCCCAACCTGCTGGTGAACGGGGCTACCGGCATCGCGGTGGGCATGGCCACCAACATGGCCCCGCACAACCTGGTGGAAGTCATCTCCGCCGCCCGGCACCTGATTGCCAACCCTGACGCCACGCTCGAAGACCTCATGCGGTTCGTTCCGGGCCCGGACCTGCCCAGCGGCGGACGGATTGTGGGCCTGGACGGCATCCGCGATGCCTACGCCACAGGCCGGGGCTCTTTCAAGACCCGCGCCAAGGTCGAGGTGGAGCAGCTTTCGGCCCGCCGCACCGGCCTGGTGGTCACCGAACTGCCGTACATGGTGGGCCCCGAGAAGGTCATCGAGAAGATCAAGGACGCCGTTAACGCCAAAAAGCTGACCGGCATCAGCGACATCGTGGACCTGACGGACCGCAAGCATGGCCTGCGCCTGGTCATCGAGCTCAAGAACGGCTTCAACCCCACCGCGGTGCTCCAGCAGCTCTACCGGTACACGCCGATGGAGGATTCCTTCGGCATCAACAACGTCACGCTGGTGGACGGGCAGCCGCAGACCCTCGGCCTGGTGGCCCTGCTGTCTGTCTACGTCAACCACCGCATCGACGTGGTCCGGCGCCGCACCATCTTCCGGCTGGGCAAGAAGAAGGACCGGCTGCACCTGGTGGAGGGCCTCCTCATCGCCATCGTGGATATTGACGAGGTCATCCAGATCATCCGGTCCTCCGATGAGGCTGCCGCCGCCCGTGAGCGCCTGATGTCCATCTACGACCTCACCGAGATCCAGGCCAATTACATCCTGGAACTGCGGCTCCGCCAGCTGACCAAGTACTCGCGGATCGAGCTGGAAAAGGAACAGGACCAGCTGCGCCGCGAGATTGCCGAACTCGAAGCCATCCTCAACTCCGAGGAACTGCTCCGTTCGCTGGTGTCCGATGAACTTGAAGCGATTTCCGAGGAGCACGGCACACCGCGCCGCACCATCCTGCTGGAGTCAGAGGCCGTCTCCCCCACCGTTGCGGCAGAACTTGCGGGCAGCAAGAAGGGCAAGCCCGCTCCCCTGGCCTTGGAGATCGCCGACGACCCCTGCTGGGCCATCCTGACAGCCTCGGGGCAGATCGGGCGTACCAGCAACCAGGAGCCGCTGGCAGAGGCTGGACCGCGGAACAAGCACGACGTGTTCACATCCGTGGTGAAGACCTCGGCCCGCGGTGAGATCGCGGCCATCACCTCCCAGGGCCGGATGCTCCGCCTCCAGGTGATGGACATGCCGGTCCTGCCTCCCGTCGCGGGCCTGCCCAACATGGCCGGGGGCGTTCCGGCGAAGGACTTCCTGACGCTGCTGAAGGGCGAAACCCTGGTGGCATTCGCACCGTTGGACGAAGTACTCGCCATCGGAACCTCACAGGGCGTGGTGAAGCGGGTCCAGCCGGAGTACCCGCTGAACCGCGAGGACTGGGAAGTCATCGCGCTCAAGGACAAGGATTTCGTGGTGGGCGTGGCGCCGGCCGCGGCCGACGATACCGAACTGGTGTTCCTGACGGCCCAGGCCCAACTGCTGAAGTTTGCCGCCTCCGCGGTGCGTCCGCAAGGGCGGACGGCTGGTGGTATGGCCGGCATCAAACTTGCCGCGGGCGACCGCGTGGCGTTCTTCGGCGCGGTGCGCGACCAGGACGAGGCCGCCGTCGTGGTCACGATTGCCGGCACTAATGGCGCCCTTCCGGGCACTGCCCCGGGCACGGCGAAGGTAACCGCGTTCTCCGAATACCCGGTGAAGGGCCGTGCCACCGCGGGTGTGCGCGCGCACAGGTTCCTGAAGGGCGAAGACACGCTGCTGCTGGCGTGGGCCGGGCATGGTCCGGCCAAGGCGTCTTCGGCCGCGGGCGTCGCCAGGTCACTTCCGCAGGAGCACGGCCGGCGCGACGGCTCAGGCATCCCGTTGTCCCAGGCTGTGGACGTAGTAGGTGCCGCGATGGCGTGGCCGGAGGCCCCCGCCGGCGCGTAG
- a CDS encoding DinB family protein, producing the protein MPIVPDEKDWTWVLDRPCPDCSFDPSTTTPATVPGTIENMLPRWRAVLRRPEVAERPNDNTWSALEYACHVRDVFSLFDQRLNLMLDSDDAKFENWDQDLTAIEKDYANADPAVVNTELAAEGQQVAESFAGVRESEWDRKGLRSNGSEFTVLTLARYFLHDVVHHLHDVDG; encoded by the coding sequence ATGCCTATCGTGCCTGATGAGAAGGACTGGACCTGGGTCCTGGACCGCCCCTGCCCCGATTGCTCGTTCGATCCCTCCACCACCACGCCGGCAACTGTCCCCGGCACTATCGAAAACATGTTGCCCCGGTGGCGGGCGGTCCTGCGCCGGCCGGAGGTTGCCGAGCGCCCCAACGACAACACTTGGTCCGCGCTGGAGTACGCCTGCCACGTGCGCGATGTGTTCAGCCTGTTCGACCAGCGCCTGAACCTGATGCTGGACTCGGACGACGCGAAGTTTGAGAACTGGGACCAGGACCTGACCGCCATCGAGAAGGACTACGCCAACGCCGACCCTGCAGTGGTCAACACTGAGCTGGCCGCAGAGGGCCAGCAGGTGGCGGAATCCTTCGCCGGCGTGCGCGAATCCGAATGGGACCGCAAGGGCCTGCGCAGCAATGGTTCGGAGTTCACCGTCCTGACGCTCGCGCGGTACTTCCTGCACGACGTCGTCCACCACCTGCACGACGTCGACGGATAG